A genomic segment from Acipenser ruthenus chromosome 5, fAciRut3.2 maternal haplotype, whole genome shotgun sequence encodes:
- the LOC117403110 gene encoding serine/threonine-protein phosphatase 4 regulatory subunit 3-like isoform X3 produces MSDTRRRVKVYTLNEDRQWDDRGTGHVSSTYVERLKGMALLVRAESDGSLLLESKISPNTAYQKQQDTLIVWSEAENYDLALSFQEKAGCDEIWEKICQVQGKDPAVEITQELIDESEEERFEEMPETSHLVDLPPCELNKLEEIADLVTSVLSSPIRREKLALALMNEGYIKKLLQLFQVCEDLENSEDLHHLYEIVRGILFLNKAALFEVMFSDDCIMDVVGCLEYDPALVQPKKHREFLTKTAKFKEVIPITDSELRQKIHQTYRVQYIQDIILPTPSVFEENFLSTLTSFIFFNKVEIVSMLQEDEKFLSEVFAQLTDEATDDGKRRELVNFFKEFCAFSQTLQPQNRDAFFKTLANLGILPALEIVMGMDDLQVRAAATDIFSYLVEFSPSMVREFVMQEAQQSDDDILLINVVIEQMICDPDPELGGAVQLMGLLRTLIDPENMLAPSNKTEKTEFLSFFYKYCMHVLTAPLLANTAEEKTGKDAVVGSNKISAICPDNFQTAQLLALILELLTFCVEHHTYHIKNYIMNKDLLRRVLVLMNSKHTFLALCALRFMRRIIGLKDEFYNRYIIKGNLFEPVINALLDNGTRYNLLNSAIIELFEFIKVEDIKLLTAHIIDNFYETLESIEYVQTFKGLNTRYEQEKDRQNQRLNSVPSTVRNNRYRRDARALEDDEEMWFNEDDEEEGEAVVPPVEKSKTEDDFSDNYGKFIEAKKAVKESEDKENLPKRTSSGSFKFTFSHSAGAANGTNSTNSKSAAVPSSPASTNSSSSKTANSPAPVMTKQAGLVGLVDYPDDEEEDEEEEEASPRKRSRLGS; encoded by the exons ATGTCGGATACGCGGCGGCGGGTGAAGGTGTACACGTTGAATGAAGACCGACAATGGGACGACAGAGGCACCGGGCACGTCTCCTCTACCTACGTCGAGCGCCTAAAAGGAATGGCCTTATTGGTCCGGGCAGAGTCCGATG GTTCACTTCTTCTGGAGTCCAAAATAAGCCCTAACACAGCATATCAAAAGCAACAA GACACCTTGATTGTTTGGTCTGAAGCTGAGAATTATGACTTGGCTTTGAGCTTTCAAGAAAAGGCTGGATGTGATGAAATCTGGGAAAAGATTTGTCAG GTGCAAGGAAAGGATCCCGCAGTTGAAATCACGCAGGAACTTATTGACGAGTCTGAGGAGGAGCGTTTCGAAGAAATGCCTGAAACAAGTCACCTGGTTGACCTACCCCCTTGTGAACTTAACAAACTTGAAGAGATTGCTGATCTAGTAACGTCTGTTCTGTCCTCCCCGATTCGCAGAGAAAAGCTTGCGCTGGCCTTAATGAATGAGGGCTACATTAAGAAACTGCTGCAGCTTTTCCAGGTTTGCGAGGACCTTGAGAACAGTGAAGACCTGCACCATTTATATGAAATCGTAAGAGGAATTTTGTTCCTCAACAAGGCAGCTCTGTTTGAGGTCATGTTCTCGGACGACTGCATTATGGACGTTGTTGGTTGTCTTGAGTATGACCCCGCCCTGGTACAGCCAAAAAAGCACAGGGAGTTCTTAACCAAAACTGCTAAGTTTAAAGAGGTAATACCCATCACAGACTCCGAACTGAGGCAGAAAATCCATCAAACATATAGGGTGCAGTATATCCAGGACATCATCTTGCCAACTCCATCTGTTTTTGAGGAGAATTTTCTTTCAACGCTGAcctcttttattttctttaacaagGTTGAGATTGTCAGTATGTTGCAG GAAGATGAGAAATTCTTGTCTGAAGTCTTTGCACAGCTGACGGATGAAGCAACTGATGATGGCAAGAGGCGTGAACTG GTTAACTTTTTCAAAGAATTCTGTGCATTTTCCCAAACGTTACAACCCCAGAACAGAGATGCATTTTTCAAGACTCTTGCTAACTTGGGAATTCTTCCTGCTCTAGAGATAGTAATG GGTATGGATGATTTGCAAGTGAGGGCTGCAGCAACAGACATCTTTTCTTATTTGGTAGAGTTTAGTCCATCCATGGTACGGGAGTTTGTTATGCAGGAAGCTCAGCAGAGTGATGAT GACATTCTTCTTATAAATGTGGTCATTGAGCAAATGATATGTGATCCTGACCCTGAGCTTGGAGGAGCCGTTCAGTTAATGGGACTCCTTCGTACTCTAATTGATCCTGAGAACATGTTGGCACCATCAAAT AAAACGGAAAAGACTGAATTTCTCAGCTTTTTCTACAAGTATTGCATGCATGTACTCACTGCTCCTCTTCTGGCCAATACAGCGGAAGAAAAAACAGGAAAAG ATGCAGTAGTTGGATCCAACAAGATTAGTGCAATTTGTCCTG ATAACTTTCAGACAGCTCAGTTGCTGGCCTTAATTCTGGAGCTGCTTACGTTCTGTGTTGAACATCACACATATCACatcaaaaactacatcatgaacaAAGATCTTTTGAGACGGGTGTTGGTACTGATGAACTCAAAGCACACGTTCTTGGCCTTAT GTGCCCTGCGTTTTATGAGGAGGATTATTGGCCTGAAAGATGAGTTTTATAATCGCTATATCATCAAAGGAAACTTGTTTGAGCCAGTCATAAATGCCTTGTTGGACAATGGTACAAGGTACAATCTTCTGAATTCAGCAATTATTGAACTCTTTGAATTTATCAAAGTG GAGGATATTAAGTTACTCACTGCACACATAATTGACAACTTCTATGAAACACTTGAATCTATTGAATATGTTCAGACATTTAAAGGACTGAACACTAGATATGAGCAGGAGAAGGACAGACAAAATCAAAGACTGAATAG TGTACCCTCTACAGTGCGTAATAACAGATACCGCAGAGATGCAAGGGCTTTGGAAGATGACGAAGAAATGTGGTTTAATGAAGATGACGAAGAGGAAGGTGAAGCTGTTGTACCTCCTGTAGAGAAGTCAAAGACTGAAGATGATTTCTCTGACAACTATGGAAAGTTTATTGAAGCAAAAAAAG CAGTTAAAGAAAGTGAGGACAAAGAAAACCTTCCGAAGAGGACCTCAAGTGGCAGCTTTAAGTTTACATTTTCTCATTCTGCTGGAGCAGCTAATGGAACAAACAGCACCAACAGTAAATCTGCAGCAGTACCATCTTCGCCTGCCAGCACTAACAGTTCTTCCTCAAAGACTGCCAATTCGCCAGCTCCTGTTATGACAAAG CAGGCAGGTTTAGTTGGGCTTGTAGATTACCCAGATGACGAAGAGGAagacgaggaggaggaagaagcaTCTCCAAGAAAACGGTCCCGTCTTGGATCATAA
- the LOC117403110 gene encoding serine/threonine-protein phosphatase 4 regulatory subunit 3B-like isoform X5, which produces MSDTRRRVKVYTLNEDRQWDDRGTGHVSSTYVERLKGMALLVRAESDGSLLLESKISPNTAYQKQQDTLIVWSEAENYDLALSFQEKAGCDEIWEKICQVQGKDPAVEITQELIDESEEERFEEMPETSHLVDLPPCELNKLEEIADLVTSVLSSPIRREKLALALMNEGYIKKLLQLFQVCEDLENSEDLHHLYEIVRGILFLNKAALFEVMFSDDCIMDVVGCLEYDPALVQPKKHREFLTKTAKFKEVIPITDSELRQKIHQTYRVQYIQDIILPTPSVFEENFLSTLTSFIFFNKVEIVSMLQEDEKFLSEVFAQLTDEATDDGKRRELVNFFKEFCAFSQTLQPQNRDAFFKTLANLGILPALEIVMGMDDLQVRAAATDIFSYLVEFSPSMVREFVMQEAQQSDDDILLINVVIEQMICDPDPELGGAVQLMGLLRTLIDPENMLAPSNVRKLYRKTEKTEFLSFFYKYCMHVLTAPLLANTAEEKTGKDNFQTAQLLALILELLTFCVEHHTYHIKNYIMNKDLLRRVLVLMNSKHTFLALCALRFMRRIIGLKDEFYNRYIIKGNLFEPVINALLDNGTRYNLLNSAIIELFEFIKVEDIKLLTAHIIDNFYETLESIEYVQTFKGLNTRYEQEKDRQNQRLNSVPSTVRNNRYRRDARALEDDEEMWFNEDDEEEGEAVVPPVEKSKTEDDFSDNYGKFIEAKKAVKESEDKENLPKRTSSGSFKFTFSHSAGAANGTNSTNSKSAAVPSSPASTNSSSSKTANSPAPVMTKQAGLVGLVDYPDDEEEDEEEEEASPRKRSRLGS; this is translated from the exons ATGTCGGATACGCGGCGGCGGGTGAAGGTGTACACGTTGAATGAAGACCGACAATGGGACGACAGAGGCACCGGGCACGTCTCCTCTACCTACGTCGAGCGCCTAAAAGGAATGGCCTTATTGGTCCGGGCAGAGTCCGATG GTTCACTTCTTCTGGAGTCCAAAATAAGCCCTAACACAGCATATCAAAAGCAACAA GACACCTTGATTGTTTGGTCTGAAGCTGAGAATTATGACTTGGCTTTGAGCTTTCAAGAAAAGGCTGGATGTGATGAAATCTGGGAAAAGATTTGTCAG GTGCAAGGAAAGGATCCCGCAGTTGAAATCACGCAGGAACTTATTGACGAGTCTGAGGAGGAGCGTTTCGAAGAAATGCCTGAAACAAGTCACCTGGTTGACCTACCCCCTTGTGAACTTAACAAACTTGAAGAGATTGCTGATCTAGTAACGTCTGTTCTGTCCTCCCCGATTCGCAGAGAAAAGCTTGCGCTGGCCTTAATGAATGAGGGCTACATTAAGAAACTGCTGCAGCTTTTCCAGGTTTGCGAGGACCTTGAGAACAGTGAAGACCTGCACCATTTATATGAAATCGTAAGAGGAATTTTGTTCCTCAACAAGGCAGCTCTGTTTGAGGTCATGTTCTCGGACGACTGCATTATGGACGTTGTTGGTTGTCTTGAGTATGACCCCGCCCTGGTACAGCCAAAAAAGCACAGGGAGTTCTTAACCAAAACTGCTAAGTTTAAAGAGGTAATACCCATCACAGACTCCGAACTGAGGCAGAAAATCCATCAAACATATAGGGTGCAGTATATCCAGGACATCATCTTGCCAACTCCATCTGTTTTTGAGGAGAATTTTCTTTCAACGCTGAcctcttttattttctttaacaagGTTGAGATTGTCAGTATGTTGCAG GAAGATGAGAAATTCTTGTCTGAAGTCTTTGCACAGCTGACGGATGAAGCAACTGATGATGGCAAGAGGCGTGAACTG GTTAACTTTTTCAAAGAATTCTGTGCATTTTCCCAAACGTTACAACCCCAGAACAGAGATGCATTTTTCAAGACTCTTGCTAACTTGGGAATTCTTCCTGCTCTAGAGATAGTAATG GGTATGGATGATTTGCAAGTGAGGGCTGCAGCAACAGACATCTTTTCTTATTTGGTAGAGTTTAGTCCATCCATGGTACGGGAGTTTGTTATGCAGGAAGCTCAGCAGAGTGATGAT GACATTCTTCTTATAAATGTGGTCATTGAGCAAATGATATGTGATCCTGACCCTGAGCTTGGAGGAGCCGTTCAGTTAATGGGACTCCTTCGTACTCTAATTGATCCTGAGAACATGTTGGCACCATCAAATGTAAGAAAGCTTTACAGG AAAACGGAAAAGACTGAATTTCTCAGCTTTTTCTACAAGTATTGCATGCATGTACTCACTGCTCCTCTTCTGGCCAATACAGCGGAAGAAAAAACAGGAAAAG ATAACTTTCAGACAGCTCAGTTGCTGGCCTTAATTCTGGAGCTGCTTACGTTCTGTGTTGAACATCACACATATCACatcaaaaactacatcatgaacaAAGATCTTTTGAGACGGGTGTTGGTACTGATGAACTCAAAGCACACGTTCTTGGCCTTAT GTGCCCTGCGTTTTATGAGGAGGATTATTGGCCTGAAAGATGAGTTTTATAATCGCTATATCATCAAAGGAAACTTGTTTGAGCCAGTCATAAATGCCTTGTTGGACAATGGTACAAGGTACAATCTTCTGAATTCAGCAATTATTGAACTCTTTGAATTTATCAAAGTG GAGGATATTAAGTTACTCACTGCACACATAATTGACAACTTCTATGAAACACTTGAATCTATTGAATATGTTCAGACATTTAAAGGACTGAACACTAGATATGAGCAGGAGAAGGACAGACAAAATCAAAGACTGAATAG TGTACCCTCTACAGTGCGTAATAACAGATACCGCAGAGATGCAAGGGCTTTGGAAGATGACGAAGAAATGTGGTTTAATGAAGATGACGAAGAGGAAGGTGAAGCTGTTGTACCTCCTGTAGAGAAGTCAAAGACTGAAGATGATTTCTCTGACAACTATGGAAAGTTTATTGAAGCAAAAAAAG CAGTTAAAGAAAGTGAGGACAAAGAAAACCTTCCGAAGAGGACCTCAAGTGGCAGCTTTAAGTTTACATTTTCTCATTCTGCTGGAGCAGCTAATGGAACAAACAGCACCAACAGTAAATCTGCAGCAGTACCATCTTCGCCTGCCAGCACTAACAGTTCTTCCTCAAAGACTGCCAATTCGCCAGCTCCTGTTATGACAAAG CAGGCAGGTTTAGTTGGGCTTGTAGATTACCCAGATGACGAAGAGGAagacgaggaggaggaagaagcaTCTCCAAGAAAACGGTCCCGTCTTGGATCATAA
- the LOC117403110 gene encoding serine/threonine-protein phosphatase 4 regulatory subunit 3B-like isoform X6, with the protein MSDTRRRVKVYTLNEDRQWDDRGTGHVSSTYVERLKGMALLVRAESDGSLLLESKISPNTAYQKQQDTLIVWSEAENYDLALSFQEKAGCDEIWEKICQVQGKDPAVEITQELIDESEEERFEEMPETSHLVDLPPCELNKLEEIADLVTSVLSSPIRREKLALALMNEGYIKKLLQLFQVCEDLENSEDLHHLYEIVRGILFLNKAALFEVMFSDDCIMDVVGCLEYDPALVQPKKHREFLTKTAKFKEVIPITDSELRQKIHQTYRVQYIQDIILPTPSVFEENFLSTLTSFIFFNKVEIVSMLQEDEKFLSEVFAQLTDEATDDGKRRELVNFFKEFCAFSQTLQPQNRDAFFKTLANLGILPALEIVMGMDDLQVRAAATDIFSYLVEFSPSMVREFVMQEAQQSDDDILLINVVIEQMICDPDPELGGAVQLMGLLRTLIDPENMLAPSNKTEKTEFLSFFYKYCMHVLTAPLLANTAEEKTGKDNFQTAQLLALILELLTFCVEHHTYHIKNYIMNKDLLRRVLVLMNSKHTFLALCALRFMRRIIGLKDEFYNRYIIKGNLFEPVINALLDNGTRYNLLNSAIIELFEFIKVEDIKLLTAHIIDNFYETLESIEYVQTFKGLNTRYEQEKDRQNQRLNSVPSTVRNNRYRRDARALEDDEEMWFNEDDEEEGEAVVPPVEKSKTEDDFSDNYGKFIEAKKAVKESEDKENLPKRTSSGSFKFTFSHSAGAANGTNSTNSKSAAVPSSPASTNSSSSKTANSPAPVMTKQAGLVGLVDYPDDEEEDEEEEEASPRKRSRLGS; encoded by the exons ATGTCGGATACGCGGCGGCGGGTGAAGGTGTACACGTTGAATGAAGACCGACAATGGGACGACAGAGGCACCGGGCACGTCTCCTCTACCTACGTCGAGCGCCTAAAAGGAATGGCCTTATTGGTCCGGGCAGAGTCCGATG GTTCACTTCTTCTGGAGTCCAAAATAAGCCCTAACACAGCATATCAAAAGCAACAA GACACCTTGATTGTTTGGTCTGAAGCTGAGAATTATGACTTGGCTTTGAGCTTTCAAGAAAAGGCTGGATGTGATGAAATCTGGGAAAAGATTTGTCAG GTGCAAGGAAAGGATCCCGCAGTTGAAATCACGCAGGAACTTATTGACGAGTCTGAGGAGGAGCGTTTCGAAGAAATGCCTGAAACAAGTCACCTGGTTGACCTACCCCCTTGTGAACTTAACAAACTTGAAGAGATTGCTGATCTAGTAACGTCTGTTCTGTCCTCCCCGATTCGCAGAGAAAAGCTTGCGCTGGCCTTAATGAATGAGGGCTACATTAAGAAACTGCTGCAGCTTTTCCAGGTTTGCGAGGACCTTGAGAACAGTGAAGACCTGCACCATTTATATGAAATCGTAAGAGGAATTTTGTTCCTCAACAAGGCAGCTCTGTTTGAGGTCATGTTCTCGGACGACTGCATTATGGACGTTGTTGGTTGTCTTGAGTATGACCCCGCCCTGGTACAGCCAAAAAAGCACAGGGAGTTCTTAACCAAAACTGCTAAGTTTAAAGAGGTAATACCCATCACAGACTCCGAACTGAGGCAGAAAATCCATCAAACATATAGGGTGCAGTATATCCAGGACATCATCTTGCCAACTCCATCTGTTTTTGAGGAGAATTTTCTTTCAACGCTGAcctcttttattttctttaacaagGTTGAGATTGTCAGTATGTTGCAG GAAGATGAGAAATTCTTGTCTGAAGTCTTTGCACAGCTGACGGATGAAGCAACTGATGATGGCAAGAGGCGTGAACTG GTTAACTTTTTCAAAGAATTCTGTGCATTTTCCCAAACGTTACAACCCCAGAACAGAGATGCATTTTTCAAGACTCTTGCTAACTTGGGAATTCTTCCTGCTCTAGAGATAGTAATG GGTATGGATGATTTGCAAGTGAGGGCTGCAGCAACAGACATCTTTTCTTATTTGGTAGAGTTTAGTCCATCCATGGTACGGGAGTTTGTTATGCAGGAAGCTCAGCAGAGTGATGAT GACATTCTTCTTATAAATGTGGTCATTGAGCAAATGATATGTGATCCTGACCCTGAGCTTGGAGGAGCCGTTCAGTTAATGGGACTCCTTCGTACTCTAATTGATCCTGAGAACATGTTGGCACCATCAAAT AAAACGGAAAAGACTGAATTTCTCAGCTTTTTCTACAAGTATTGCATGCATGTACTCACTGCTCCTCTTCTGGCCAATACAGCGGAAGAAAAAACAGGAAAAG ATAACTTTCAGACAGCTCAGTTGCTGGCCTTAATTCTGGAGCTGCTTACGTTCTGTGTTGAACATCACACATATCACatcaaaaactacatcatgaacaAAGATCTTTTGAGACGGGTGTTGGTACTGATGAACTCAAAGCACACGTTCTTGGCCTTAT GTGCCCTGCGTTTTATGAGGAGGATTATTGGCCTGAAAGATGAGTTTTATAATCGCTATATCATCAAAGGAAACTTGTTTGAGCCAGTCATAAATGCCTTGTTGGACAATGGTACAAGGTACAATCTTCTGAATTCAGCAATTATTGAACTCTTTGAATTTATCAAAGTG GAGGATATTAAGTTACTCACTGCACACATAATTGACAACTTCTATGAAACACTTGAATCTATTGAATATGTTCAGACATTTAAAGGACTGAACACTAGATATGAGCAGGAGAAGGACAGACAAAATCAAAGACTGAATAG TGTACCCTCTACAGTGCGTAATAACAGATACCGCAGAGATGCAAGGGCTTTGGAAGATGACGAAGAAATGTGGTTTAATGAAGATGACGAAGAGGAAGGTGAAGCTGTTGTACCTCCTGTAGAGAAGTCAAAGACTGAAGATGATTTCTCTGACAACTATGGAAAGTTTATTGAAGCAAAAAAAG CAGTTAAAGAAAGTGAGGACAAAGAAAACCTTCCGAAGAGGACCTCAAGTGGCAGCTTTAAGTTTACATTTTCTCATTCTGCTGGAGCAGCTAATGGAACAAACAGCACCAACAGTAAATCTGCAGCAGTACCATCTTCGCCTGCCAGCACTAACAGTTCTTCCTCAAAGACTGCCAATTCGCCAGCTCCTGTTATGACAAAG CAGGCAGGTTTAGTTGGGCTTGTAGATTACCCAGATGACGAAGAGGAagacgaggaggaggaagaagcaTCTCCAAGAAAACGGTCCCGTCTTGGATCATAA